From a region of the Candida albicans SC5314 chromosome 1, complete sequence genome:
- a CDS encoding putative uridine kinase (Protein with a predicted phosphoribulokinase/uridine kinase domain; Spider biofilm induced), with translation MASNTVNRSIIVLLGGGHASGKKTTALSLKEELSAIVPECHVDVQIIDMNDYTVDGKSSIDSSQFVSNKSAAISINKSNDKLPRLKPSRFQFDKLKTFLLNNLDTPSNEPQKILLVHGLYALYDKEIRNIAHIKAFIDSDSDTRLIRWIRRDVLQNQTDSLEGVINAYLLGARSEMSDFIFPTKEFADVILPRGAEPNAVRLIIDGIMLYLNDKHLTNDTTQFPENILRPNEIGNFQKERFDVQKNKFYELN, from the coding sequence ATGGCATCAAATACTGTGAATAGATCAATTATAGTTTTATTGGGTGGGGGTCATGCATCTGGTAAGAAAACCACTGCATTGTCTCTAAAAGAAGAGCTTCTGGCCATAGTTCCCGAGTGTCACGTTGACGTACAGATTATCGATATGAATGATTATACTGTTGATGGCAAGTCGTCGATTGATTCTAGCCAATTTGTTAGCAATAAGTCTGCAGCAATctcaattaataaaagtAACGATAAATTACCACGTCTCAAACCTTCgagatttcaatttgataagTTGAAAACCTTccttttaaataatttagatACACCAAGTAACGAGCCTCAAAAAATATTACTCGTGCATGGTTTGTATGCTTTGTatgataaagaaattagaaaCATAGCACATATTAAAGCGTTTATCGATAGTGATTCAGATACAAGATTAATCAGATGGATTAGAAGAGACGTTTTACAAAACCAAACAGACTCATTGGAAGGTGTTATCAATGCTTATTTATTAGGAGCCAGATCAGAAATGAGTGATTTCATTTTCCCCACAAAGGAATTTGCAGATGTAATCTTACCTCGTGGTGCTGAACCTAATGCAGTTAGATTAATCATAGATGGTATTATGTTATATCTCAATGACAAGCATTTGACAAACGACACAACACAATTCCCGGAGAATATTTTGCGTCCAAACGAAATTGGGAACTTCCAAAAGGAACGATTTGATGTTCAAAAGAACAAATTTTACGAATTAAACTAA